Genomic DNA from Deltaproteobacteria bacterium:
CCATCCAGAAAAAGGCCTATCGCCAGGCCATAACACTTTGTGAAGCGCGGATAAAAGAAAACCCTCCGAACCTGTTTGAATATATAAAATTGAAAGGTGAATTATTGCTCCAGATCGGTGACTATGACGGGGCCAAGGATTTGTTTGAAGAAGTCCTCTCTGTCCGGGAAATACCCTGGGCAAAAATCGGTATCGGGAGGGCCTTTTTTTACAAAGAAGAATATCCCCAGGCCCGCCAGGTTTTCCATTCGCTTATCGAAGAGAACAAAATGCATATAGTCGGCTATGACTGGCTGGCCAAGACATTTCTTAAATTGAATGCCATCGAAGAGGCACAGAAAATCCTTCAAGAGGCCGTGGATATATCCCCGAAATCGGTGAATCGTCAAAAATTGCTCGGGGAGATCGCCCTCCAGAACCAAAACTACGATCAATCCGAAAAAGCCTTTAAATCTGCAATTGAGTTCGGAAGGCATTCCTGCTTCAAGAATCCCACGGTATACATCGGACTGGCAAAAGTTCTCGTCAACAAGAAGGAGCCCGAGAAGGCCCTCTCCACCCTTAATGATATCCAAAAAGAATTCAAAGAAAATACCGAAGCCGCCTTTCAGACTGCAGTCATGAAGGGCGTTGTTTATCAGACGATGAACCAAAACGAAGAGTCAAAAAGGAACTCCCAGGAAGCAGCAAGACTCTATGAAGGGGCGGTAAAAGATATTCCCCAGGATATCTTGATTGACCTGGCAAAATCCTGTCTTGAAATGGGGGAAAAAGAAGAGGGCTTAAAACTAATCCAGGATGTTATCAGAAACAATCATGAAGATGCTGTCCTGCTCCTGAAAGTTCAAACGGTTTTTAATGATACCAACCTCTCCGAAGAAGGCCATCAGTTTATTGATTCCATTAGAAAAGAGATCATCCAGATAAACAACCAGGGCGTTAGGCTTGTAAAAGAAGGAAGACTTCCCGAAGCGATTGAATGTTTCGAGAAAGCCGCCCAAAGTATGCCGGGGAATAAGATTATTGTGGCCAATGCAGCGGAGGCTCTTTTTAGACAAATTCAGAACACAGGAAAAGATAAAACGTTGCTTCAGCGGGCCAAAAATTATCTTGATCGTCTTCAAAAAATCGATCCGGAATATAAGAAAATCCCCCACCTCCTCGAATGGTATGAAAACCTCTCTTAAGGAGTTAATCAATGGATGGCAATGACACGATAATCGAATTTTCGACCTATCTGGCCTCCCTGGTTCATGATATGAAAAACTCGGTCAGCATGCTCATGAATACAACCGACGAGGTCCTGACGCTCTGCTCAACGGAGACTTGTCCTTCTTATCAGG
This window encodes:
- a CDS encoding response regulator, which encodes MFVDYRQKKFLVVDDFHEFRSAIRFMLQSFGVVSIDTAGSGEAAINLIEKKPYDVILCDYNLGYQQKDGQQILEEVKHRQLITLTTVFIMITAENTPEMVMGVAEYYPDDYLIKPFTKDILRTRIEKAFRKKNDFELIESAIQKKAYRQAITLCEARIKENPPNLFEYIKLKGELLLQIGDYDGAKDLFEEVLSVREIPWAKIGIGRAFFYKEEYPQARQVFHSLIEENKMHIVGYDWLAKTFLKLNAIEEAQKILQEAVDISPKSVNRQKLLGEIALQNQNYDQSEKAFKSAIEFGRHSCFKNPTVYIGLAKVLVNKKEPEKALSTLNDIQKEFKENTEAAFQTAVMKGVVYQTMNQNEESKRNSQEAARLYEGAVKDIPQDILIDLAKSCLEMGEKEEGLKLIQDVIRNNHEDAVLLLKVQTVFNDTNLSEEGHQFIDSIRKEIIQINNQGVRLVKEGRLPEAIECFEKAAQSMPGNKIIVANAAEALFRQIQNTGKDKTLLQRAKNYLDRLQKIDPEYKKIPHLLEWYENLS